In one Lolium rigidum isolate FL_2022 chromosome 3, APGP_CSIRO_Lrig_0.1, whole genome shotgun sequence genomic region, the following are encoded:
- the LOC124698844 gene encoding uncharacterized protein LOC124698844, whose product MELATLYERSQGSQEWDNMGSGHVTIEQIEGSGEIVLSVVDEDDNDTLLLCQNITPNDIFTNEEVIIKWRDSGKALDLALSFHKAEGCLYIWEKLHNLREDLQSKMFHPKKSTEAGQLNIIQASKYQKFVDSSDKREITSMGHTHMRKKADERGLDMEEEENSNTDRSTDFVDQLEQSQVANATELKKNMIPEAAADGAAGGSTADQTATHGSTLVTKQVPEQSYEEVEKLVKVYLLSAASKERNEDPAGARADYQFLHSKLCPGLLEAIVKHSYFEHRMGNEHLACIVYEKAIEAEKEKEHSKLLPLLLIQYSRFCYTALHNPVKARGVLDGLYGLSSITKTSLQDVISLVSICPFEKTNGSLLDSLVSDFLKSGPAEAELTSESDKEEISSMLIEFFYKYGDTESIKIASERHKSLFSSKRSKILPSVKLARRKRKAHDSVISNREKVAKTGDGFESVIGSDPVAPGQTEQGYAQQMRSPGLAGTQANYLQQSWAATWVESPAAYSLVSTQQLHPQQPSAERGVQYPHQPMTGTGVTATAERGVQYPHQPMTGTGVTATGATNEPYAYTPAQGYTQQMQSAGLAGTQANYPQQPRALTWVESPAAYSLVSTEPLHPQQPSAERGVQYPYQPMTGTWVTATGATHGQQPLTGTRMAAPRANYPQHSVPYHQRPDQVSQVSHLGQPYGDPRYNPYPTGRPPGYRPSQYYGRSSW is encoded by the exons CTTGCCACACTGTACGAGCGTTCACAGGGTTCACAAGAGTGGGATAACATGGGATCAGGTCACGTGACAATTGAGCAAATAGAG GGATCCGGAGAAATTGTACTGTCCGTTGTGGATGAAGATGATAATGACACCCTACTGCTGTGTCAAAACATCACTCCTAATGATATCTTCACGAACGAAG AAGTAATCATCAAATGGAGGGATTCTGGAAAGGCACTCGACTTAGCTCTTAGCTTTCATAAAGCTGAAGGATGCTTGTACATATG GGAGAAGCTGCATAATTTACGGGAAGACCTACAATCTAAGATGTTTCACC CGAAGAAATCCACAGAAGCTGGACAACTGAATATCATTCAGGCCTCCAAGTATCAAAAG TTCGTGGATAGTTCTGACAAAAGAGAAATTACTAGTATGGGTCACACTCACATGAGAAAGAAAGCAGATGAAAGAGGTCTTGATATGGAAGAGGAAGAAAATTCCAATACAGACAG GTCCACAGACTTTGTCGATCAATTGGAGCAAAGCCAAGTTGCAAATGCTACTGAGCTGAAGAAGAATATGATTCCCGAGGCTGCAGCTGATGGGGCAGCAGGTGGAAGTACTGCTGACCAGACAGCAACCCACGGATCTACACTTGTTACCAAGCAAGTTCCCGAACAATCTTACGAGGAGGTAGAG AAGCTGGTAAAAGTTTATCTCCTCAGTGCTGCATCGAAGGAGCGTAATGAAGACCCTGCTGGAGCTCGTGCTGATTATCAGTTTCTGCATTCGAAATTGTGTCCTGGCCTGTTAGAAGCGATCGTAAAACATTCATACTTCGAGCACCGTATG GGCAATGAACACTTGGCTTGCATTGTCTATGAGAAGGCTATTGAGGCCGAAAAAGAAAAAGAGCACAGCAAACTTCTTCCATTGTTGCTGATACAGTACTCCCGTTTCTGTTATACG GCCCTGCACAACCCAGTTAAAGCAAGGGGGGTCTTAGATGGATTATATGGTCTATCTAGTATCACAAAAACAAGTTTGCAG GATGTCATCTCGCTGGTGTCGATTTGTCCATTTGAAAAAACTAATGGGTCTTTATTAGATTCGTTAGTTTCAGATTTTCTTAAATCTGGACCAGCTGAAGCAGAGTTAACTAGTGAAAGCGACAAAGAAGAAATATCATCCATGCTTATAGAG TTTTTCTATAAATATGGGGACACAGAATCCATCAAAATAGCCTCAGAGCGCCATAAGTCTCTTTTTTctagcaagagatcaaaaattCTGCCATCGGTGAAGCTAGCACGTAGGAAGCGGAAGGCACATGATAGTGTTATTTCAAATCGTGAAAAGGTGGCTAAAACTGGGGATGGCTTCGAGTCTGTCATTGGAAGTGATCCAGTTGCTCCTGGTCAAACTGAGCAG GGGTACGCTCAGCAAATGCGATCACCAGGGTTGGCAGGTACACAAGCAAATTACCTTCAGCAATCTTGGGCAGCAACATGGGTGGAATCCCCAGCTGCATATTCCCTGGTTAGCACACAACAATTACATCCGCAGCAGCCTTCGGCAGAAAGAGGGGTTCAGTACCCACATCAGCCCATGACAGGAACAGGGGTAACTGCTACGGCAGAAAGAGGGGTTCAGTACCCACATCAGCCCATGACAGGAACAGGGGTAACTGCTACAGGAGCAACCAACGAACCTTATGCCTACACACCTGCTCAG GGGTACACACAGCAAATGCAATCAGCAGGGTTGGCAGGTACACAAGCAAATTACCCTCAGCAACCTAGGGCATTAACATGGGTGGAATCCCCAGCTGCATATTCCCTGGTTAGCACAGAACCATTACATCCGCAGCAGCCTTCGGCAGAAAGAGGGGTTCAGTACCCATATCAGCCCATGACAGGAACATGGGTAACTGCTACAGGAGCAACTCACGGGCAGCAGCCTCTGACAGGAACAAGGATGGCTGCCCCACGGGCAAATTATCCGCAGCATTCAGTACCTTATCACCAGAGGCCGGATCAGGTTAGTCAGGTTAGTCATCTGGGGCAGCCCTATGGAGATCCTCGCTACAACCCTTATCCTACTGGGCGCCCACCTGGATACCGCCCCTCACAGTACTATGGTAGATCGAGTTGGTGA